A single genomic interval of Crateriforma spongiae harbors:
- a CDS encoding AEC family transporter, translated as MIADTYQIFMSVLGVFLVVALGASCRRAGWLTPNADRSLANLTAKVLLPALFFDRILSGDRIASLLDTWTPPLFGFTITVIGFLLGLGLARLLGGWMGLKDASSRSAFALGVGICNYGYIPLPLAERFYPDAMVDLILHNVGVDLALWSVGVAIISGGRGQQRHWWRSLISPPLVAVVVAMTLKRTGWVDFVPQPILLATEKLGSCSVPLGLMLSGALIIDFLKDADWGGAIRTIACAVGFRQLVMPVAILAVATFLARTVQMQQVLMLQAAMPAAIFPIVLVRLYDRDTVTSMRVILSTSIFGIVMVPFWLAVGKWWLGV; from the coding sequence ATGATCGCCGACACGTACCAGATTTTCATGAGCGTGTTGGGCGTCTTTCTGGTCGTCGCGTTGGGAGCGTCCTGTCGCCGTGCCGGCTGGTTGACGCCCAACGCGGACCGGTCGTTGGCCAATCTGACGGCCAAGGTCTTGCTGCCGGCTCTGTTTTTCGACCGTATTTTAAGTGGCGACCGGATCGCATCGCTGTTGGATACGTGGACACCGCCGCTGTTCGGATTCACGATCACTGTCATCGGATTCCTGTTGGGCTTGGGGCTGGCACGCCTGTTGGGCGGATGGATGGGGCTGAAAGATGCGTCCAGCCGCAGCGCGTTTGCCCTGGGCGTGGGCATTTGCAATTACGGTTACATCCCGCTGCCCCTGGCCGAACGCTTTTATCCCGACGCCATGGTCGATTTGATCCTGCACAACGTCGGCGTGGATTTGGCTCTTTGGAGCGTGGGCGTCGCGATCATCAGCGGTGGCCGCGGGCAGCAGCGGCACTGGTGGCGATCACTGATCAGCCCGCCGCTTGTCGCGGTGGTGGTCGCGATGACATTGAAGCGAACCGGTTGGGTCGACTTTGTGCCTCAGCCGATCTTATTGGCGACCGAGAAGCTGGGCAGTTGTTCGGTGCCGCTGGGGCTGATGCTTTCGGGGGCCCTGATCATCGACTTTTTGAAAGACGCCGACTGGGGAGGAGCGATCCGCACGATCGCTTGTGCGGTCGGGTTTCGACAGCTGGTCATGCCGGTGGCGATTCTAGCCGTGGCCACGTTTCTGGCCCGGACGGTGCAAATGCAGCAGGTCTTGATGCTGCAGGCGGCGATGCCGGCGGCCATTTTCCCGATCGTCCTTGTCCGGCTGTATGATCGTGACACAGTGACGTCGATGCGAGTCATCCTGTCGACGTCAATCTTCGGCATCGTCATGGTGCCGTTCTGGCTGGCCGTCGGGAAATGGTGGTTGGGGGTTTGA
- the tatA gene encoding twin-arginine translocase TatA/TatE family subunit → MFDFVHQGISLAFMGMPGGSELFIILLIILVLFGGAKLPSLMRNLGRSANEFKKGMSETAEDDGEAGTDNSAEKA, encoded by the coding sequence ATGTTTGATTTTGTGCACCAGGGAATCTCCCTGGCTTTCATGGGCATGCCGGGCGGCAGCGAATTGTTCATCATTTTGCTGATCATCCTGGTCCTATTCGGCGGTGCGAAGCTGCCCAGCCTGATGCGAAACCTTGGCCGCAGCGCCAACGAATTCAAAAAGGGCATGAGTGAAACGGCCGAGGACGACGGCGAAGCGGGAACCGACAATTCGGCTGAGAAAGCCTGA
- a CDS encoding Sec-independent protein translocase subunit TatA/TatB — MFGLSPFSLILIAIIAIMLFGSDLPEVARKFGSRYREFRRSINDVQQQFREIQRETSDALKVDTSDDHRRAEVDDEEEDEPQAPRFTPPS; from the coding sequence ATGTTCGGTTTGAGCCCGTTTTCGCTGATCCTGATCGCGATCATTGCGATCATGTTGTTCGGCAGCGATTTGCCCGAAGTGGCACGCAAATTTGGGTCTCGGTATCGTGAATTCCGTCGTTCCATCAATGACGTCCAGCAACAGTTCCGCGAAATCCAGCGGGAAACCAGCGACGCGTTGAAGGTCGACACGTCCGACGATCACCGTCGGGCCGAAGTGGATGACGAGGAAGAAGACGAACCGCAGGCGCCGCGATTCACGCCGCCCAGCTGA
- the folE gene encoding GTP cyclohydrolase I FolE: protein MHVDPNEPKGDGADLKRIEAAVRVILDAVGEDPNREGLLETPARVARMYAEMFAGLKVDPGRHLAKVFTEDYDEIVLVRDISFCSMCEHHLLPFTGKAHIAYLPDGKVVGLSKLARVVEEVARRPQVQERMTQTVADLIETRLSARGVAVVVESTHSCMTMRGIRKPGSLCMTSAMRGAFRDDPATRAEVLGLINR from the coding sequence ATGCACGTTGATCCCAATGAACCGAAGGGGGACGGCGCCGATTTGAAACGGATCGAGGCGGCCGTTCGCGTCATCCTGGATGCGGTTGGCGAAGATCCGAATCGTGAAGGCCTGCTGGAAACCCCCGCACGGGTTGCCCGGATGTACGCGGAGATGTTCGCAGGATTGAAAGTCGATCCGGGCCGTCACTTGGCCAAAGTTTTCACTGAGGATTACGACGAAATCGTTTTGGTTCGCGACATCAGCTTCTGCAGCATGTGCGAACATCACCTTCTGCCGTTCACTGGCAAAGCTCACATCGCTTACCTGCCGGACGGAAAAGTTGTCGGGCTAAGCAAACTTGCACGCGTGGTTGAAGAAGTCGCCCGGCGCCCGCAAGTCCAAGAACGAATGACACAAACGGTGGCCGACCTAATCGAAACGCGTTTGTCTGCTCGTGGTGTCGCCGTGGTTGTCGAATCCACCCACAGCTGTATGACGATGCGCGGCATTCGAAAACCCGGAAGCCTTTGCATGACCAGCGCCATGCGAGGCGCCTTCCGCGATGATCCGGCGACCCGCGCCGAAGTCTTGGGGCTGATCAATCGATAA